A genomic window from Diceros bicornis minor isolate mBicDic1 chromosome 35, mDicBic1.mat.cur, whole genome shotgun sequence includes:
- the LOC131398406 gene encoding LOW QUALITY PROTEIN: cationic amino acid transporter 4-like (The sequence of the model RefSeq protein was modified relative to this genomic sequence to represent the inferred CDS: inserted 4 bases in 3 codons): protein MARGLPSTASLARFCQKLNRLKTLEESTREMSLQRHLTTLHLTLLGVSGMTGFGLYVLMGTVAKEMAGPAVLVSFSMAAVASLLASFCYAEFGARPPDRGSAYLFTYVSMGELWAFLIGWNVLLRCLIGSAAMARTWSSYLHAIFSHQIRSFTDGHVGIWQVPFLAQYPDFLAAGIILLASTFILCGARVSSWLNRTFSAISLVVILFTVILGCVLARLHNWSTEEGGFAPFGFSGIMAGAATCFYTFVGFDVIVGSSEVAQNPQRAMPMAIVISLGLAAGTYILTSTVSTLMVPWHSLDPDSVLSDAFYQRGYSWAGFIVIAGAICAMTALLLRILIFLPRMVYATAADGLFFQVFAHVXPWMQVSVVGILVFGILMAFXALLLDLRALVQFVSIGTLLVYTFMASGIIVLXFQKSPPSSYLGPVSPVGTEQASAAEPGQLRPALRPYLGFLGGCWPGATVAWALGVLVASAITLDCVLVFGNSALHLPLWGYTLLLLLSSIMFLLSLLILGAHQQQRQRDAFQVPLVPLTPALSILLNIFLMLHLSHLVWLSFSIWLLIGLVMYFGYGIWHSKENQRERPGLTVTLDSLEETAQALQPPSPAPAQDPGCTEPSTSP from the exons ATGGCCCGGGGGCTGCCCAGCACCGCCAGCCTGGCACGCTTCTGCCAGAAGCTGAACCGGCTGAAGACACTGGAGGAGTCCACCAGGGAGATGTCGCTGCAGCGCCACCTGACCACACTGCACCTGACCCTGCTGGGTGTGAGTGGCATGACGGGCTTTGGCCTCTATGTGCTCATGGGCACCGTGGCCAAGGAGATGGCTGGCCCTGCAGTGCTTGTGTCCTTCAGCATGGCTGCTGTGGCCTCCCTGCTGGCATCCTTTTGCTATGCGGAGTTTGGGGCACGTCCGCCTGACAGGGGCTCTGCTTACCTGTTCACCTACGTGTCCATGGGTGAGCTGTGGGCCTTCCTCATTGGCTGGAATGTGCTCCTCCGGTGCCTCATTGGTAGCGCCGCCATGGCTCGCACCTGGAGCAGCTACCTGCATGCCATCTTCAGCCACCAAATCCGCAGCTTCACTGATGGCCATGTGGGCATCTGGCAGGTGCCCTTCCTGGCCCAGTACCCAGACTTCTTGGCTGCTGGCATCATACTTTTGGCCTCCACATTCATCCTCTGTGGAGCCCGTGTCTCTTCCTGGCTCAACCGTACCTTCTCTGCCATCAGCCTGGTCGTCATCCTCTTCACCGTCATCCTGGGTTGTGTCCTGGCCCGCCTGCACAACTGGAGCACTGAGGAGGGCGGCTTTGCACCCTTTGGCTTCTCTGGCATCATGGCTGGTGCCGCCACCTGCTTCTATACCTTCGTGGGCTTTGATGTAATTGTTGGCTCCAGCGAGGTGGCCCAGAACCCACAGCGAGCCATGCCTATGGCCATTGTCATCTCTCTTGGCCTGGCGGCTGGCACCTACATTCTCACCTCCACTGTGTCCACCCTCATGGTGCCCTGGCACAGCCTGGACCCAGACTCAGTGCTCTCTGATGCCTTTTACCAGCGGGGCTATAGTTGGGCGGGCTTCATTGTGATAGCTGGTGCGATCTGCG CCATGACCGCTCTCCTGCTCAGAATCCTCATTTTCCTGCCACGCATGGTCTATGCCACGGCCGCCGATGGGCTCTTCTTCCAGGTGTTTGCCCACGT CCCCTGGATGCAGGTGTCCGTGGTGGGCATCCTGGTGTTTGGGATCCTCATGGCTT CGGCACTGCTGCTAGATCTCAGGGCATTGGTCCAGTTTGTGTCCATCGGCACACTGCTGGTCTACACCTTCATGGCCAGCGGCATCATCGTGC GCTTCCAAAAGTCCCCTCCATCCAGTTACCTGGGCCCAGTCAGCCCtgtgggcacagagcaggcctcAGCCGCTGAGCCTGGGCAGCTGCGACCAGCCCTGAGGCCCTACCTCGGCTTCCTGGGTGGGTGCTGGCCTGGAGCCACCGTGGCTTGGGCACTTGGTGTCCTGGTGGCCTCAGCCATCACTCTGGACTGCGTGCTGGTCTTTGGGAACTCTGCCCTGCACCTCCCACTCTGGGGCTACACCCTGCTGCTCCTGCTCAGCTCCATCATGTTTCTGCTCAGTCTCCTCATCCTGGGGGCCCACCAGCAACAGCGCCAGCGGGACGCCTTCCAG GTTCCCCTGGTGCCCCTGACTCCAGCCCTGAGCATCCTCCTCAACATCTTCCTCATGCTGCACCTGAGCCACCTGGTCTGGCTGAGCTTCTCCATCTGGCTGCTGATCG GACTCGTGATGTATTTTGGCTACGGCATCTGGCACAGCAAGGAGAACCAGCGGGAGCGGCCGGGGTTGACTGTCACACTTGACAGCCTGGAGGAGACAGCACAGGCCCTGCAGCCCCCTAGCCCTGCACCGGCCCAAGATCCTGGCTGTACAGAGCCGTCCACAAGTCCATGA